One window of the Allosaccharopolyspora coralli genome contains the following:
- a CDS encoding IS3 family transposase, whose translation MTRYRFVDSQKADGFTVAAACHAAGVSTSAYYDWRRAQASEPSPAQQAEDDLVTELHSVHEASGGTYGSPRVHAELRHRGWVVNHKRVERLMRAHDLVGVHPRKRVRTTVPADQPEPAPDLLGRDFMPGLPDQRWASDITYIPTDEGWLYLAAVLDVGSRRVLGYAMASYLRTDLVADCLDNAVATRGGNVAGVIFHSDRGCQYTSAQFAQHCRELGIRRSLGRTGICWDNAIVESFFGALKRELVHRHRFTTRAQARQAIFVWIQTWYNRRRLHSTLGYASPEQWEQQEIPEAA comes from the coding sequence GACCTCGGCCTACTACGACTGGCGACGAGCCCAGGCCAGTGAACCGAGCCCGGCCCAGCAGGCCGAGGACGACCTGGTCACCGAGCTCCACTCGGTGCACGAAGCCTCCGGTGGCACCTACGGCTCACCCCGAGTGCATGCCGAGCTGCGCCACCGGGGCTGGGTAGTCAACCACAAGCGCGTGGAGCGGTTGATGCGGGCTCACGACCTCGTCGGTGTGCACCCGCGCAAGCGGGTACGCACCACAGTTCCCGCGGACCAACCGGAACCCGCCCCGGACCTGCTCGGTAGGGACTTCATGCCCGGCCTGCCAGACCAGCGCTGGGCTAGCGACATCACCTACATCCCCACCGACGAGGGCTGGTTGTACCTGGCCGCCGTCCTCGATGTCGGCTCACGCCGGGTACTGGGCTATGCCATGGCCAGCTACCTGCGCACCGACCTCGTCGCAGACTGCCTGGACAACGCGGTAGCCACTCGCGGTGGCAACGTCGCCGGGGTGATCTTCCATAGCGACCGCGGATGTCAGTACACCAGTGCTCAGTTCGCCCAACACTGCCGCGAACTGGGCATTCGGCGTTCACTCGGGCGCACCGGGATATGCTGGGACAACGCCATCGTGGAGTCGTTTTTCGGGGCCCTGAAACGAGAACTCGTGCACCGACACCGCTTCACCACCCGAGCCCAGGCACGCCAGGCCATCTTCGTCTGGATCCAGACCTGGTACAACCGCAGACGACTGCACTCCACCCTGGGCTATGCCAGCCCCGAACAATGGGAACAGCAAGAGATACCCGAGGCCGCATAA